The genomic interval GACTTTTCGGTCAAAACAGGTTTTCTTAAAATATCGTACTCTGTAATCATTGCATTCTCTCCTGCAAAGCCAAAACCGCTTTCTGAGTCATCATCAGAACAGGGTAGCGCAAAATGTCATAAACATTGACGCCTGCTTCTTCAAGGTATTTTGAACGATCTAGATTCCGCATGCTGCGTTTCAAGAGATCATTTTCCAAATCCACCACCAAAGAACGTTCTGCAGAAAGACCTTTTAGAATCTGAGCTGCCTTTTTGGTTTTTGCTTCCGGTATCGGAAACTCGCTCAAAATTTTTAAATTGTTCTCTTTCAAACGTGCACTCAGGGCTACGGCAAGAGCCGCACGACGTTTGGCTTTAGGCATCTGGTACGAATAATCACGCGGCTTTGGAGCAAACGCAACTCCCCCACCAATTTGATGAGGACTTTTGAGCGAACCCTGACGCGCCATACCACGGCCCTTCTGTGGAGAAGGCTTCTTGGTCGTCCCGTTTACTTCTGCTTTGGTTAAAGCAGACTGGGTACCCGCTCTTCGGCAAGCACGTTGCCAGTGAACGACTTCAGAAAGCAAATGCTTACGAATGGGTGCAGCGAAAACATCCGGGCTAAGCTCCATCGTTCCCACTTTTTCATTGTTTAAATTGACTATATCGACTTGAGGCATGTTCCTTACTTCCTAGCTTCGCAGCTCAACATCAACGCCGGCGGACAAATCCAACTTCATCAGCGCATCCAAAGTAGCTTGAGTCGGGCCCAAAATTTCAAGTACACGCTTATGCGTACGAACCTCAAACTGTTCCCGAGACTTTTTGTCAATGAACGGACTTCTTAATACCGTATAACCCGTAATCTTTGTAGGCAACGGAATCGGTCCTACGATTTTTGCTCCGGTACGGCGAGCGGTTCCTACAATCTCTTCTGCGGACTGATCCAACAGTTTATGATCGTACGCTTTTAAACGAATGCGAATCTTATTGGCCGACATGACTTACTACTCCAAAATCTCTGAGACAACGCCCGCGCCTACGGTATGACCGCCTTCACGAATCGCAAAACGAAGTTCTTTATCCATTGCAATCGGTGTGATCAAATCCACCGTGATGGTCACGTTATCACCCGGCATAACCATTTCCGAGC from Myxococcaceae bacterium carries:
- the rplD gene encoding 50S ribosomal protein L4, with product MPQVDIVNLNNEKVGTMELSPDVFAAPIRKHLLSEVVHWQRACRRAGTQSALTKAEVNGTTKKPSPQKGRGMARQGSLKSPHQIGGGVAFAPKPRDYSYQMPKAKRRAALAVALSARLKENNLKILSEFPIPEAKTKKAAQILKGLSAERSLVVDLENDLLKRSMRNLDRSKYLEEAGVNVYDILRYPVLMMTQKAVLALQERMQ
- the rpsJ gene encoding 30S ribosomal protein S10 yields the protein MSANKIRIRLKAYDHKLLDQSAEEIVGTARRTGAKIVGPIPLPTKITGYTVLRSPFIDKKSREQFEVRTHKRVLEILGPTQATLDALMKLDLSAGVDVELRS
- the tuf gene encoding elongation factor Tu (EF-Tu; promotes GTP-dependent binding of aminoacyl-tRNA to the A-site of ribosomes during protein biosynthesis; when the tRNA anticodon matches the mRNA codon, GTP hydrolysis results; the inactive EF-Tu-GDP leaves the ribosome and release of GDP is promoted by elongation factor Ts; many prokaryotes have two copies of the gene encoding EF-Tu) produces the protein SEMVMPGDNVTITVDLITPIAMDKELRFAIREGGHTVGAGVVSEILE